Proteins from a genomic interval of Paenibacillus sp. FSL R5-0623:
- a CDS encoding GNAT family N-acetyltransferase, which yields MTIIFKEIKDIDTQAIQELFHSVDWKSGDFPEDLRQAINNSHTVITAWDDTKLVGLINALSDGVMTVYFHYMLVHKEYQSLGIGKRMMEQMLSRYSNIKTKVLISYDSAEKFYGLFGFKPEEGTKAMFISDMV from the coding sequence ATGACAATTATTTTCAAAGAAATAAAAGACATTGATACACAGGCAATTCAAGAACTATTTCATTCCGTGGACTGGAAATCAGGAGATTTCCCAGAAGATCTGAGACAAGCAATAAACAACTCGCATACGGTTATTACTGCATGGGATGATACCAAATTAGTTGGTTTAATAAATGCATTGTCTGACGGCGTGATGACAGTATATTTTCATTACATGTTAGTACACAAAGAATATCAATCATTAGGAATTGGAAAAAGAATGATGGAACAAATGCTTAGTCGATATTCTAATATTAAAACAAAAGTGCTTATATCTTATGATAGTGCAGAAAAATTCTATGGATTATTCGGATTTAAACCAGAAGAAGGAACTAAAGCCATGTTTATTTCAGATATGGTATAG
- a CDS encoding GrpB family protein, with protein sequence MSKKTIIIEDYNNEWSEMFSDLKSIIEQRLGDLVLRIEHVGSTAVPGLAAKPILDIDVVINSMDLFPDVIQGLESLGYYHEGNLGVENREAFARKDANVPYSIVKIQKPEHHLYVCNKESTELLRHISFRDALISSPEFVVEYANLKKELAIKYRENRQSYTDGKTEFVNKVLNEYGKNL encoded by the coding sequence ATGAGTAAAAAAACAATAATTATTGAAGATTACAACAATGAATGGTCTGAAATGTTTTCTGATCTGAAATCCATCATAGAACAAAGACTCGGGGATCTAGTACTTAGAATTGAGCACGTTGGTAGTACCGCAGTACCTGGACTAGCGGCAAAACCTATTTTAGATATTGATGTAGTAATTAATTCTATGGATTTGTTTCCAGATGTAATTCAAGGATTAGAAAGTTTAGGTTACTATCATGAAGGGAATTTGGGTGTTGAGAACAGAGAAGCTTTTGCAAGAAAGGATGCAAATGTGCCTTATAGTATAGTAAAAATACAGAAACCTGAACATCATTTATATGTTTGTAATAAAGAGAGCACAGAGTTATTAAGACATATATCCTTCAGAGATGCATTAATTAGCAGTCCCGAATTTGTAGTCGAATATGCCAATCTAAAGAAAGAACTTGCTATTAAATATAGAGAAAATCGCCAGTCTTATACGGATGGGAAGACCGAATTTGTAAATAAAGTACTTAATGAATATGGAAAGAACTTGTAG
- a CDS encoding helix-turn-helix transcriptional regulator: MISYKPFQKLLIDREIKKQDLLKMTGISSATMAKLNTNEYVSLEVIDKLCTALGCQPGDLLEHREDQ; this comes from the coding sequence ATGATAAGTTATAAACCATTTCAAAAATTATTGATTGACAGGGAGATTAAGAAGCAGGATTTATTGAAAATGACGGGGATTTCATCGGCAACGATGGCAAAACTCAATACGAATGAGTATGTATCTTTAGAAGTAATTGATAAATTATGCACGGCATTGGGATGTCAGCCCGGAGATCTATTGGAGCATAGAGAAGATCAATGA
- a CDS encoding lysozyme inhibitor LprI family protein translates to MKGKILLLFFITILFSSCQNSSQLTTLNSETKSIMNSELPPDVVSRGDGTESKEITEGQSDASNNEVLSMSIGNYELKGEFYDEMLQNPIDHDYKVEFDEAQNSKETITTMGWGALESKYTEIWDKELNQIYEKLRFKLDREPREALIESQKEWLQYHLKETKFVEKTFINNGYLGSKGSVSLGTVIRERIRERTMQLFEYRYLLDGEVEFLYESKNRGGIWIKGF, encoded by the coding sequence ATGAAAGGTAAGATACTCTTATTATTTTTTATTACAATATTGTTTTCATCTTGCCAAAATAGTAGTCAATTGACTACCTTGAACAGCGAAACTAAATCAATAATGAATTCTGAACTGCCTCCCGATGTAGTGAGTAGAGGTGATGGAACAGAATCGAAAGAAATAACTGAAGGTCAATCAGATGCTTCTAACAATGAAGTGTTATCCATGAGCATTGGGAACTATGAATTGAAAGGAGAATTTTATGATGAAATGCTTCAAAATCCTATAGATCATGATTATAAAGTGGAATTTGATGAGGCTCAAAATTCAAAAGAGACTATTACAACAATGGGATGGGGGGCGTTGGAAAGCAAATATACAGAGATTTGGGATAAAGAGTTGAATCAAATATATGAAAAGCTTCGTTTTAAGTTGGATAGAGAACCAAGAGAAGCACTAATCGAATCTCAGAAAGAATGGTTACAGTATCACTTAAAGGAAACAAAATTTGTAGAGAAAACATTTATTAATAATGGTTACCTTGGATCAAAAGGATCGGTAAGCCTAGGCACGGTTATACGGGAGAGAATTAGGGAAAGAACAATGCAATTATTTGAATATCGATATTTGCTAGATGGTGAAGTTGAGTTTTTATACGAAAGTAAAAATAGAGGTGGAATCTGGATCAAAGGTTTTTAG
- a CDS encoding helix-turn-helix transcriptional regulator codes for MNIIKCNIRELMAEHRIDDITELMAKSGLSRNSINKLYRETNIETTKLETLFKLCDTFNCKLSDLIEYVPGEK; via the coding sequence ATGAACATAATCAAGTGTAATATACGAGAACTCATGGCAGAACATCGAATAGATGATATAACAGAATTGATGGCAAAATCGGGTTTAAGCCGGAATTCGATCAATAAGCTCTATAGGGAAACAAATATAGAAACAACAAAGCTGGAAACCTTATTCAAGCTATGCGATACATTTAATTGTAAATTATCTGATTTGATTGAATACGTACCAGGAGAAAAATAA
- a CDS encoding DNA topology modulation protein FlaR, whose amino-acid sequence MSRPLRIHIIGSTGSGKTYLGQVLSEKLNIKFYELDTVMWSSRVEFSGKNPPDVRDKLLHKIIDNDSWIVEGVYYKWLSDSFSRADVIYYLDTNVLIRHFRIIMRFVKQRIGSERSIYKQTLRGLIEMLIWNHKFNSTNRKEICSFLSPYKDKVIILKTNRKMISLLNEGSEII is encoded by the coding sequence ATGTCTAGACCTTTAAGAATTCATATTATAGGTTCAACTGGTAGCGGAAAAACATATCTTGGTCAAGTTTTATCAGAGAAGTTAAATATTAAATTCTACGAACTAGATACAGTCATGTGGAGCAGTAGAGTGGAGTTTTCAGGAAAAAATCCTCCAGACGTGAGAGATAAATTACTACATAAAATAATTGATAATGATAGTTGGATTGTAGAGGGAGTATATTATAAATGGCTTTCTGATAGCTTTTCAAGAGCAGATGTAATTTATTACCTAGATACTAATGTGTTGATTCGACATTTTAGAATTATCATGAGATTTGTTAAACAAAGAATAGGCTCCGAAAGATCTATATACAAGCAAACATTAAGAGGACTAATTGAAATGCTTATCTGGAATCATAAATTTAATAGTACAAATCGAAAAGAGATCTGTAGTTTCTTGTCCCCGTATAAAGACAAAGTGATAATCTTAAAAACCAACAGGAAAATGATTAGTCTACTCAATGAAGGTAGTGAAATCATATAA